A stretch of DNA from Verrucomicrobiota bacterium:
CTCAGGATTTGGGCGCCATCCAAGTGTTCAACAGATGTTGTCGGTGGCACAGGCAACTTGCCTGTTCCGTGCGGCTACCAGCCGGACGGAACGGTCGCGGATCACTCCTGGGTGAATCGCAAGGAATTACCCGCGACCTTTCACGCGGCAGGTTGCCGCGTGAGTCGGAAGCCCGTCGCCGCCGCTCGCTCGCCCGCTCCCATAGACGGCGCGAGTGAGGCGTGGACCGAGACCGTTAGGCGGCGCGGTGCCGCATTGCCGAAGACGGTCTCCTGACGGTAAAGCGTTGTCGTGGTTCAGAGATGAAGAACACAACGACAACTCAAACCGAAAGGAGACCTAATGAACAAAGTTGTGGCAGGAATCGATCTACACAGCAACAACGCGATGGTAGGCCTGCTGGCCGAGGACGGACGGCGGCTGGGTCATCAGAAACTCCAGTGCGATCTCAAACAGATCGTGCAGTTTTTGGATCCGTACAAAGACCGGCTGGAAAGCGTGGCCGTGGAATCGACTTACAACTGGTATTGGCTGGTGGATGGGCTCAAAGCCCAAGGCTATCCCGTGGTGCTGGCCAATCCGGCCAAGATCGATCAATACAGCGGGATCAAACACGCCGACGACAAGAACGATGCGTATTTTCTGGCGGAGCTGTCGCGGCTGAAGATTTTGCCCACCGGTTACGTGTACGATCCGATCTTGCGCCCGGTGCGGGATTTATTGCGGCGGCGGATGAGTCTGGTGCGTCAGCGGACGGCCCTGATGCTCAGTTTCAAAAGTCTCTACACCCGGACCACAGGCCAAGCGATGGAGTTGGGCCGCTTGAAAAAGATGACACTGAGTGAGGCCACCGCGCTCTACGACCACCCGGCCAATCAACTGATTGCGCAGGAGCAGAAACGTCACATGGAGGCCTTGACGCAGAGCATCGACAAGATTGAGCAAGCCGTGATCAAAGATGCCCAAGACATTCCGTACTATCCCAAGCTCAAGACGCTGCCCGGAGTGGGGATCATTCTGGGGATGACGATCACGATGGAAGTGGGAGATGTCGGACGGTTTGCCGATGCGGGCCACTTTGCCAGCTATTGCCGGACGGTGGACTCGCAACGGACTTCCAACGGGAAGAAGAAAGGCGACAACAACCAGAAGTGCGGGAACAAGTATTTGGCCTGGGCGTTTGTGGAAGCGGCACATTTTGCGCGGCGCACGGACGAGTTGTGCCGGCGGTGGTATGACCGCAAGGCCGCCAAGACCAGCACGGTGATCGCGACCAAAGCGCTGGCGTGCAAGCTGGCCAAGGCGGCCTGGTATCTGATGGCCGAGCAGACCGACTATGATCCCAAACGAGTGTTTCCAGAATTAGCGATGAAAACTCAGCATTGAATTTTGGGAGAGCGGTCGCCAGCCAGCGCGAGGAGTTGGGGCACAGCCCTGGGTTCTGATTGGAGGCGACCGCACTCCTGCCCAAACTGAGATGGCTGAGCAAGCTTTGAAGGCGATTCGACCGTGCCGTGAGTCAACGGTAGGTTGGACGCAGGGCTCCTGGAGAGTCCTGTGAACCAGAGCTCTTTGGCAACTGAATGAACACGGACCGGCACTGAACGTTTTCTGAATTCCGGGCAGGTGGAACCAGACGACGAACAATTTCGACAATCGGTGGGAATGGTTTCGGCGGCGGTTAGGTGAGCTTGGGTTAAGTGATCCCGAAATCCGGCTCGTCTTGAGCATCGAAAGCGCGGGTGATCCCCCCAAGCGGGCTGAGGGCACCGAGCAGAACCATGAAG
This window harbors:
- a CDS encoding IS110 family transposase, giving the protein MNKVVAGIDLHSNNAMVGLLAEDGRRLGHQKLQCDLKQIVQFLDPYKDRLESVAVESTYNWYWLVDGLKAQGYPVVLANPAKIDQYSGIKHADDKNDAYFLAELSRLKILPTGYVYDPILRPVRDLLRRRMSLVRQRTALMLSFKSLYTRTTGQAMELGRLKKMTLSEATALYDHPANQLIAQEQKRHMEALTQSIDKIEQAVIKDAQDIPYYPKLKTLPGVGIILGMTITMEVGDVGRFADAGHFASYCRTVDSQRTSNGKKKGDNNQKCGNKYLAWAFVEAAHFARRTDELCRRWYDRKAAKTSTVIATKALACKLAKAAWYLMAEQTDYDPKRVFPELAMKTQH